The Magnolia sinica isolate HGM2019 chromosome 10, MsV1, whole genome shotgun sequence genome includes a window with the following:
- the LOC131257485 gene encoding uncharacterized protein LOC131257485 encodes MTQMQEFRMIVEQQFAELRQQITYQSQLLHRSPDTAASQAHRRSGEPSSIREDSATTPSMEQICQLRDIRGRTVASGQMVSDTTGIPPECIRVVIDDINVRTTELFNDDRTFEDIQLGEIVVWPKFLMRI; translated from the exons ATGACTCAAATGCAAGAATTTCGTATGATTGTTGAGCAACAATTTGCTGAACTTAGGCAACAAATTACTTATCAAAGCCAACTACTTCACCGCTCCCCTGATACAGCTGCATCTCAG gcccaccgtcgatctggtgaGCCCTCAAGTATTCGAGAAGACTCTGCAACAACTCCATCGATGGAACAAATTTGCCAATTGAGAGATATCCGTGGTCGGACTGTTGCTAGTGGGCAGATGGTGTCAGATACTACAGGCATCCCTCCAGAATGCATCAgagttgtaatagatgatatcaATGTTCGTACAACAGAGTTATTTAATGATGAcaggacatttgaagatattcaattgggtgaaaTTGTTGTCTGGCCCAAATTCCTGATGAGAATTTAA